A single Sphingopyxis chilensis DNA region contains:
- a CDS encoding TIGR02300 family protein produces the protein MIKAEWGTKRSCPKCATRFYDLTKDDPVSCINCGYSWIPESVLKSKQPMPFEEAEKPGKVVKEDVAADEDLDLDVDVDEDSDSPDNDVDLGGDDDLGVATGDDEDDES, from the coding sequence ATGATCAAGGCTGAATGGGGCACGAAGCGCAGCTGCCCGAAATGCGCCACCCGATTCTATGATTTGACGAAGGACGATCCGGTCAGCTGCATCAATTGCGGCTATAGCTGGATTCCGGAATCGGTGCTGAAATCGAAGCAGCCGATGCCGTTCGAAGAAGCCGAGAAGCCCGGCAAGGTCGTGAAGGAAGATGTCGCGGCCGACGAGGATCTGGATCTGGACGTCGATGTCGACGAGGACAGCGACTCGCCGGACAATGATGTCGACCTTGGCGGCGACGACGATCTGGGCGTTGCCACGGGCGACGACGAGGACGACGAAAGCTGA
- the aroA gene encoding 3-phosphoshikimate 1-carboxyvinyltransferase, which produces MTDQTATPRSFSASVPLKGRIAIPGDKSISHRSLMLSALAVGESRVTGLLEGHDVLATAAAMRAMGATIERRDDGEWRIHGVGVAGLLQPRAALDMGNSGTSTRLLMGLVASHPITATFVGDASLSGRPMGRVIDPLSLMGADISASPGGRLPLMIRGLAPAIPLSYRLPMASAQVKSAVLLAGLNTPGITEVIEPVPTRDHSERMLKGFGAELTVDSDGEGTRHIRIRGEAELKPQTIIVPGDPSSAAFFIVAALVVPGSDVTIANVGLNPTRAGLVEVLRQMGGDIELLDAREVGGEPVADLRVRHSALKGIDVDPAVAPSMIDEFPILFVAAALAEGRTVTTGLDELRVKESDRLAVMATGLAAIGVRVEESEDGLVIHGTGGDLLPGGATIAGHLDHRICMSFAVAGLVCKAPVTIDDIAPVATSFPNFEALLAGLQQ; this is translated from the coding sequence ATGACCGATCAAACCGCCACCCCGCGCAGCTTTTCCGCTTCCGTTCCGCTGAAGGGCAGGATCGCGATTCCGGGGGACAAAAGCATCTCGCACCGCTCGCTGATGCTCTCCGCGCTCGCGGTCGGGGAAAGCCGCGTCACCGGCCTGCTCGAAGGGCATGACGTGCTCGCGACCGCCGCGGCGATGCGCGCGATGGGCGCAACCATCGAGCGGCGGGACGATGGCGAATGGCGCATCCACGGCGTCGGGGTCGCCGGGCTGCTCCAGCCGCGCGCAGCGCTCGACATGGGCAACAGCGGCACCTCGACGCGCCTGTTGATGGGGCTGGTCGCCAGCCACCCGATCACCGCCACCTTCGTCGGCGACGCCAGCCTGTCGGGGCGCCCGATGGGCCGCGTCATCGATCCGCTGTCGCTGATGGGGGCCGACATCTCGGCCTCTCCGGGGGGCCGCCTTCCCCTGATGATCCGCGGCCTCGCCCCCGCCATCCCCCTTTCCTACCGCCTGCCGATGGCATCGGCGCAGGTGAAGAGCGCCGTGCTGCTCGCCGGGCTCAACACGCCGGGGATCACCGAAGTCATCGAACCCGTCCCGACGCGCGACCACAGCGAACGCATGCTCAAGGGCTTCGGCGCCGAGCTGACGGTCGACTCCGACGGCGAAGGCACGCGCCATATCCGCATTCGCGGCGAAGCCGAGTTGAAGCCGCAGACGATCATCGTCCCCGGCGACCCGTCGTCGGCCGCCTTCTTTATCGTCGCCGCGCTGGTCGTGCCCGGATCGGACGTCACCATCGCCAATGTCGGCCTGAACCCCACCCGCGCTGGCCTCGTCGAGGTGCTCAGGCAGATGGGCGGCGACATCGAACTCCTCGATGCGCGCGAAGTCGGCGGCGAGCCGGTCGCGGACCTGCGCGTCCGCCACAGCGCGCTCAAGGGCATCGACGTCGATCCCGCCGTCGCACCGAGCATGATCGACGAATTCCCGATCCTGTTCGTCGCCGCGGCGCTCGCCGAAGGCCGCACCGTCACGACCGGGCTCGACGAGCTTCGCGTCAAGGAAAGCGACCGCCTGGCCGTGATGGCAACCGGCCTCGCGGCGATCGGCGTGCGCGTCGAAGAGAGCGAAGATGGCCTCGTCATCCACGGCACCGGCGGCGATCTGTTACCTGGCGGCGCGACCATCGCGGGCCACCTCGATCACCGCATCTGCATGAGCTTCGCGGTCGCGGGGCTCGTCTGCAAGGCGCCGGTGACGATCGACGACATTGCGCCGGTCGCGACGAGCTTCCCCAATTTCGAAGCCTTGCTTGCGGGCTTGCAACAATGA
- a CDS encoding (d)CMP kinase, with translation MIIAVDGPTASGKGTIAKALAAHFGLPVLDTGLLYRAVGYQTQLDHGDPDNAADALAACEFPASLLDDPALRFESTGSLASRASVHPQVRAALFQRQVDFANQPGGAVLDGRDIGTVIAPHADAKLFVTATAEERARRRHAEMLGRGVEVGFDAVLADVHARDARDTGRADAPLVRAPDAMLLDNSALDRDAAIAAAIAFVESRIGARG, from the coding sequence ATGATCATCGCGGTCGACGGCCCCACCGCGTCGGGCAAGGGCACGATCGCCAAGGCGCTCGCCGCCCATTTCGGCCTTCCCGTGCTCGACACCGGCCTGCTCTATCGCGCGGTCGGCTATCAGACCCAGCTCGATCACGGCGACCCCGACAACGCCGCCGACGCGCTCGCTGCCTGCGAATTCCCCGCCAGCCTGCTCGATGATCCCGCGCTGCGCTTCGAAAGCACGGGCAGCCTCGCCAGCCGCGCGTCGGTCCACCCGCAGGTCCGCGCCGCGCTGTTCCAGCGCCAGGTCGATTTCGCGAACCAGCCCGGCGGCGCGGTGCTCGACGGGCGCGACATCGGCACCGTCATCGCGCCGCACGCCGACGCCAAATTGTTCGTGACAGCGACCGCCGAGGAACGTGCGCGCCGGCGTCACGCCGAAATGCTGGGGCGCGGAGTCGAGGTCGGTTTCGACGCGGTGCTCGCCGACGTCCATGCCCGCGATGCGCGCGACACGGGCCGCGCCGACGCTCCGCTCGTCCGCGCGCCCGACGCGATGCTGCTCGACAATAGCGCGCTCGATCGCGACGCCGCCATCGCCGCCGCGATCGCCTTTGTGGAAAGCAGGATCGGCGCGCGCGGCTGA
- the rpsA gene encoding 30S ribosomal protein S1, which produces MASTAFPSRDDFAAMLDESLGGADGGFEGRVVKGTVTAIENDLAVIDIGLKSEGRVPLREFAMPGQKADINVGDEVEVYVDRVENANGETMLSRDRARREAAWDRLEEEFNKEARVEGVIFGRVKGGFTVDLGGAVAFLPGSQVDIRPVRDVGPLMDLPQPFQILKMDRRRGNIVVSRRAILEETRAEQRSGLIQNLEEGQIIEGAVKNITDYGAFVDLGGIDGLLHVTDMSYKRVNHPSEVINIGDTVKVQIIRINRDTQRISLGMKQLESDPWEGVAAKYPVGAKLSGTVTNITDYGAFVELEPGIEGLVHVSEMSWVKKNVHPGKIVSTSQEVDVIVLEVDSDKRRISLGLKQAQSNPWGAFAESHPIGSVVEGEVKNATEFGLFVGLPGDVDGMVHMSDIAWGISGEEALHLHRKGEAVQVVVLDVDVEKERISLGIKQLEKGAPAVGGGVAAAGSLKKNDVVTVSVLEVRDNGLEVQAGEDGATGFIKRADLGRDRDEQRAERYQVGQKFDAMVIGFDRSKKPNFSVKAMQIAEEKEAVAQYGSSDSGASLGDILGEALKAGKKD; this is translated from the coding sequence ATGGCCTCTACGGCTTTTCCGTCGCGCGACGATTTCGCCGCGATGCTCGACGAATCGCTGGGTGGTGCTGATGGCGGCTTTGAAGGCCGCGTCGTCAAGGGCACCGTGACCGCGATCGAAAACGACCTGGCAGTGATCGACATCGGCCTGAAGAGCGAAGGCCGCGTGCCGCTTCGCGAATTCGCGATGCCGGGCCAGAAGGCCGACATCAACGTCGGTGACGAAGTCGAAGTCTATGTCGACCGCGTCGAAAACGCCAATGGCGAAACCATGCTGTCGCGCGACCGTGCTCGCCGCGAAGCCGCCTGGGACCGCCTGGAAGAAGAATTCAACAAGGAAGCCCGCGTCGAAGGCGTCATCTTCGGCCGCGTCAAGGGCGGCTTCACCGTCGACCTCGGCGGCGCCGTGGCGTTCCTCCCGGGTTCGCAGGTCGACATCCGCCCCGTGCGCGACGTCGGCCCGCTCATGGACCTGCCGCAGCCCTTCCAGATCCTCAAGATGGATCGCCGCCGCGGCAACATCGTCGTGTCGCGCCGCGCCATCCTCGAGGAAACGCGCGCCGAACAGCGTTCCGGCCTGATCCAGAACCTCGAAGAGGGCCAGATCATCGAAGGCGCGGTCAAGAACATCACCGATTATGGTGCGTTCGTCGACCTGGGCGGCATCGACGGCCTGCTTCATGTCACCGACATGAGCTACAAGCGCGTCAACCACCCGAGCGAAGTCATCAACATCGGTGACACGGTCAAGGTGCAGATCATCCGCATCAACCGCGACACGCAGCGCATCAGCCTGGGCATGAAGCAGCTCGAAAGCGATCCGTGGGAAGGCGTCGCCGCCAAGTACCCGGTCGGCGCGAAGCTGTCTGGCACCGTCACGAACATCACCGATTACGGTGCGTTCGTCGAACTCGAGCCTGGCATCGAAGGCCTGGTCCACGTCAGCGAAATGTCGTGGGTCAAGAAGAACGTCCATCCCGGCAAGATCGTTTCGACCAGCCAGGAAGTCGACGTCATCGTCCTCGAAGTCGACAGCGACAAGCGCCGCATCTCGCTTGGCCTCAAGCAGGCCCAGTCGAACCCCTGGGGCGCCTTTGCCGAATCGCATCCGATCGGCTCGGTCGTCGAAGGCGAAGTCAAGAACGCGACCGAATTCGGTCTGTTCGTCGGCCTGCCCGGCGACGTCGACGGCATGGTCCACATGTCGGACATCGCGTGGGGCATCTCGGGCGAAGAAGCGCTGCACCTCCACCGCAAGGGCGAGGCCGTGCAGGTCGTCGTTCTCGACGTCGACGTCGAGAAGGAACGCATCAGCCTCGGCATCAAGCAGCTTGAAAAGGGTGCTCCGGCCGTCGGCGGCGGCGTTGCCGCTGCGGGTTCGCTGAAGAAGAACGACGTCGTCACCGTCTCGGTCCTCGAAGTCCGCGACAACGGCCTCGAAGTGCAGGCCGGCGAAGATGGCGCCACCGGCTTCATCAAGCGCGCCGACCTTGGCCGCGACCGCGACGAACAGCGCGCCGAACGCTATCAGGTCGGCCAGAAGTTCGACGCGATGGTCATCGGCTTCGACCGTTCGAAAAAGCCCAACTTCTCGGTCAAGGCGATGCAGATCGCCGAAGAGAAGGAAGCCGTCGCGCAGTATGGTTCGTCGGACTCGGGCGCGTCGCTCGGCGACATCCTCGGCGAAGCGCTGAAGGCCGGCAAGAAGGACTGA
- a CDS encoding integration host factor subunit beta, whose product MIRSELVQKIASENSDLRLEEVERIVDTFFDSIVDQLAAGGRVELRGFGAFSTRSRESRTGRNPRTGAAVDVKAKSVPYFKPGKEMRERLNS is encoded by the coding sequence ATGATCCGGTCAGAACTGGTTCAAAAGATCGCGAGCGAAAACAGCGATTTGAGACTCGAAGAAGTCGAGCGCATCGTCGACACCTTCTTCGACTCGATCGTCGACCAACTCGCGGCGGGCGGCCGCGTCGAGTTGCGCGGCTTCGGCGCCTTCTCGACCCGCTCGCGCGAATCGCGCACCGGCCGCAACCCCCGCACCGGGGCCGCCGTCGATGTGAAGGCGAAAAGCGTCCCCTATTTCAAACCGGGCAAGGAAATGCGCGAGCGGCTGAACAGCTGA
- a CDS encoding ABC transporter permease, giving the protein MTANWRGVRAIYAFEMARFGRTFWTSLMLPVITTALYFVVFGSAIGSRMTEVSDVPYGAFIVPGLMMLTMFTESISNASFGIYMPKWTGTIYEMLSAPLSPLETVIAYVGAAATKSVVIGSIIFATAHLFVDVQVAYPLLMVAFMILMAVTFCLFGFIIGIWAQSFEQLQVIPMLVIYPLTFLGGAFYSLDMLPAAWRTITLFNPVVYLISGFRWTFFGKGDVGIEVSMGAVALFLALCLGVIFWMFRTGYRLKN; this is encoded by the coding sequence ATGACCGCGAACTGGCGCGGCGTACGCGCGATCTACGCCTTCGAAATGGCGCGCTTCGGGCGCACCTTCTGGACCAGCCTGATGCTGCCGGTGATCACCACGGCGCTTTATTTCGTCGTCTTCGGATCGGCGATCGGCAGCCGGATGACCGAGGTCAGCGATGTGCCCTATGGCGCCTTCATCGTGCCCGGGCTGATGATGCTGACGATGTTCACCGAAAGCATCAGCAACGCCTCGTTCGGCATCTATATGCCGAAATGGACGGGGACGATCTATGAAATGCTGTCGGCGCCGCTGTCGCCGCTCGAAACGGTGATCGCCTATGTCGGCGCGGCGGCGACGAAATCGGTGGTCATCGGGTCGATCATTTTCGCCACCGCGCACCTGTTCGTCGACGTGCAGGTCGCCTATCCGCTGTTGATGGTCGCCTTCATGATCCTGATGGCGGTGACCTTTTGCCTGTTCGGCTTCATCATCGGCATCTGGGCGCAAAGCTTCGAGCAGCTTCAGGTCATTCCGATGCTGGTGATCTATCCGCTGACCTTCCTTGGCGGCGCCTTCTACTCGCTCGACATGCTGCCCGCGGCATGGCGGACGATCACGCTGTTCAATCCCGTCGTCTATCTGATCAGCGGCTTCCGCTGGACCTTCTTCGGCAAGGGTGACGTCGGGATCGAGGTCAGCATGGGCGCGGTCGCGCTGTTTCTGGCGCTGTGCCTTGGCGTGATCTTCTGGATGTTCCGCACCGGATACCGGCTCAAGAACTGA
- a CDS encoding ABC transporter ATP-binding protein has product MTAVLQISGLGKTYKSGHKALSDVDLTINKGEIFALLGPNGAGKTTMISIVCGIVTPSAGTVTVGGHDHAQGYRAARALIGLVPQELHTDAFETVMATVTFSRGLFGKPKDPAFIEQLLRDLSLWDKRSSKIMELSGGMKRRVMIAKALSHEPEILFLDEPTAGVDVELRRDMWNMVRGLRERGVTIILTTHYIEEAEEMADRVGVITGGRLILVEQKDELIKKLGRKTLTLNLTEPLAAIPEELAQWKLELAGEGNELVYEFDSRAEATGVPSLLRRMTDIGVQFKDLHTRQSSLEDIFVGLVHESNVTKGEAA; this is encoded by the coding sequence ATGACAGCTGTCCTCCAAATTTCCGGTCTCGGAAAAACCTACAAGAGCGGTCACAAAGCCCTGAGCGACGTCGACCTTACCATCAACAAGGGCGAGATTTTCGCGCTGCTCGGGCCGAACGGCGCGGGCAAGACGACGATGATCAGCATCGTCTGCGGCATCGTCACGCCGAGCGCGGGGACGGTGACCGTCGGCGGTCACGACCACGCGCAGGGCTATCGCGCCGCGCGGGCGCTGATCGGGCTGGTGCCGCAGGAACTGCACACCGACGCGTTCGAGACGGTGATGGCGACGGTCACTTTCTCGCGCGGCCTGTTCGGCAAGCCCAAGGACCCGGCGTTCATCGAGCAGCTGCTGCGCGACCTGTCGCTCTGGGACAAGCGCTCGTCGAAGATCATGGAATTGTCGGGCGGGATGAAACGCCGCGTGATGATCGCGAAGGCGCTGAGCCACGAGCCCGAAATCCTGTTCCTCGACGAACCGACCGCGGGTGTCGACGTCGAATTGCGCCGCGACATGTGGAACATGGTGCGCGGCCTTCGCGAGCGCGGCGTGACGATCATCCTGACAACCCATTATATCGAGGAAGCCGAGGAAATGGCTGACCGGGTGGGGGTGATCACCGGCGGGCGGCTGATCCTGGTCGAGCAGAAGGACGAGCTGATCAAGAAGCTGGGGCGCAAGACGCTCACGCTCAATCTCACCGAACCGCTGGCGGCGATCCCCGAAGAGCTCGCACAGTGGAAGCTCGAACTCGCGGGCGAGGGCAATGAGCTGGTCTATGAGTTCGACAGCCGGGCCGAGGCGACGGGCGTGCCGTCGCTGCTGCGGCGGATGACCGACATCGGGGTCCAGTTCAAGGATCTGCATACCAGGCAAAGCTCGCTCGAGGATATTTTCGTCGGGCTGGTGCACGAATCGAACGTTACCAAGGGAGAAGCCGCATGA